One window from the genome of Deltaproteobacteria bacterium encodes:
- a CDS encoding acetate/propionate family kinase, translated as MNILTVNVGSGSVRLCAHGGESERFRLRAATHLGIDAPQEPSAALAQFLSWHGLPPPDAVVHRVVHGGAEIRGPCLLDGRAEQALEALAPLAPLYVPRALAWLRATRALPGSPPCYAVPDTGFFADLPLEASTYPLPRELTERLGLRRYGFHGLAHRSMLRSFQTLRPELPRGGKLVTLQLGAGSSAAAIQDGKPVDTSMGFSPLEGLVMATRAGDLDPGVVLHLIRRGGMDAEAVERMLSNESGLLGLSGLSGDVRTLRATQTAAAQLALDVYTRRARKYLGGYLALLGGADGIVLGGGVAEHDPDTRSAILGGLEPLGIAFDAEANRDGRGRPLRLSTPDSRTQVWLVAVDEAMEMLLEAAPLLSD; from the coding sequence ATGAACATCCTCACGGTCAACGTCGGCAGCGGGTCGGTGCGGCTCTGTGCCCACGGCGGAGAGTCGGAGCGCTTCCGGCTCCGGGCGGCCACCCACCTGGGCATTGATGCGCCCCAGGAGCCCTCGGCCGCGCTCGCGCAGTTCCTCTCCTGGCATGGGCTGCCCCCGCCCGACGCCGTCGTCCATCGCGTGGTCCACGGCGGCGCCGAGATCCGCGGGCCATGCCTGCTCGACGGGCGCGCCGAGCAGGCCCTGGAGGCGCTGGCTCCGCTGGCGCCGCTCTACGTTCCGCGCGCGCTGGCGTGGCTCCGGGCGACGCGCGCGCTGCCGGGCTCGCCGCCGTGCTACGCCGTGCCCGACACGGGCTTCTTCGCCGACCTTCCGCTCGAGGCCAGCACGTACCCGCTCCCGCGCGAGCTCACCGAGCGCCTGGGACTCCGGCGCTACGGCTTCCACGGCCTGGCGCACCGCTCGATGTTGCGCAGCTTCCAGACCTTGCGACCCGAGCTGCCCAGGGGCGGCAAGTTGGTGACCCTGCAGCTCGGCGCGGGCAGCTCGGCCGCGGCGATCCAGGACGGCAAGCCGGTGGACACGTCGATGGGCTTCTCGCCGCTCGAGGGCCTGGTGATGGCCACCCGCGCGGGCGACCTCGACCCGGGCGTGGTGCTGCACCTGATCCGCCGCGGAGGCATGGACGCGGAGGCCGTCGAGCGCATGCTCTCGAACGAGTCGGGCCTGCTCGGCCTCAGCGGGCTCTCGGGCGACGTGCGCACCCTCCGAGCGACGCAGACGGCCGCCGCGCAGCTCGCCCTCGACGTCTACACCCGCCGGGCGCGCAAGTACCTGGGCGGCTACCTGGCGCTGCTGGGTGGCGCCGACGGCATCGTCCTCGGCGGCGGCGTGGCCGAGCACGACCCGGATACGCGCTCGGCCATCCTGGGGGGCCTGGAGCCGCTCGGCATCGCGTTCGACGCCGAGGCCAACCGCGACGGCCGCGGCCGGCCCCTGCGCCTCTCCACGCCCGACAGCCGCACGCAGGTCTGGCTGGTGGCCGTGGACGAGGCCATGGAGATGCTCCTCGAGGCCGCTCCCCTGCTTTCCGACTGA
- a CDS encoding sigma-54-dependent Fis family transcriptional regulator encodes MNRDRILIVDDEVNARSALKSLLTDEGYEVLEAGDGQEGLEKLAEFGPAAVLTDVKMPRMDGITFLKEARAKGSDAVFVVMTAFASIEAAVDAMRAGAENYLVKPLNVDAAVLTLQRALEKRKLVLESQGLRERIRERFKFANIIGESPALQSVFAVVKQAAPTKATVLILGESGTGKELIAQALHEESPRRDKPFIKVNCAALSETLLESELFGHEKGSFTGAVARKEGRFERADGGTLFLDEIGEISPGLQVKLLRVLQQRELERVGGTETIKVDVRLVAATNKDLAAEVKAGRFREDLFYRLNVVSVTLPSLRQRKGDIPALVSHFIEKYAKSYDKQVRGLAPGVLNVLLGHDWPGNVRELEHAIERAVVLAQGPELTADDFPPALQGPRPARSEGALIPGASFAEIEREAILRTLEMVGGSTLRAAEVLGISIRKIQYRLKEYGMSAKELAAAGGAESDEDELDEAASDKH; translated from the coding sequence ATGAACCGAGACCGAATCCTGATCGTCGACGATGAAGTGAACGCCCGCAGCGCGCTCAAGTCGCTGCTCACCGATGAGGGCTACGAGGTCCTCGAGGCCGGCGACGGCCAGGAGGGCCTGGAGAAGCTGGCCGAGTTCGGGCCCGCCGCCGTGCTCACCGACGTGAAGATGCCGCGCATGGACGGCATCACCTTCCTCAAGGAAGCGCGCGCCAAGGGCTCCGACGCCGTCTTCGTGGTGATGACCGCCTTCGCCAGCATCGAGGCCGCGGTCGACGCCATGCGTGCCGGCGCCGAGAACTACCTGGTCAAGCCGCTCAACGTGGACGCGGCGGTGCTCACCCTTCAGCGCGCGCTGGAGAAGCGCAAGCTGGTGCTCGAGTCGCAGGGGCTCCGCGAGCGCATCCGGGAGCGGTTCAAGTTCGCCAACATCATCGGCGAGTCGCCCGCGCTGCAGAGCGTGTTCGCGGTGGTGAAGCAGGCTGCCCCGACGAAGGCGACGGTGCTCATCCTCGGCGAGAGCGGCACCGGCAAGGAGCTCATCGCCCAGGCGCTCCACGAGGAGAGCCCGCGCCGCGACAAGCCCTTCATCAAGGTGAACTGCGCCGCCCTCAGCGAGACGCTGCTCGAGAGCGAGCTCTTCGGCCACGAGAAGGGCAGCTTCACGGGCGCGGTGGCCCGGAAGGAAGGCCGCTTCGAGCGCGCCGACGGCGGCACGCTCTTCCTCGACGAGATCGGCGAGATCTCGCCCGGCCTGCAAGTGAAGCTGCTGCGCGTGCTGCAGCAGCGCGAGCTGGAGCGCGTGGGCGGCACTGAGACCATCAAGGTCGACGTCAGACTGGTCGCCGCGACGAACAAGGACCTCGCCGCCGAGGTGAAGGCCGGCCGCTTCCGCGAGGACCTCTTCTATCGGCTGAACGTGGTCTCGGTGACCCTGCCCTCGCTGCGTCAGCGCAAGGGCGACATCCCCGCGCTGGTCTCGCACTTCATCGAGAAGTACGCCAAGAGCTACGACAAGCAGGTGCGCGGGCTGGCCCCGGGCGTGCTCAACGTGCTCCTCGGCCACGACTGGCCGGGCAACGTGCGCGAGCTGGAGCACGCCATCGAGCGCGCGGTGGTGCTGGCCCAGGGCCCGGAGCTGACCGCCGACGACTTCCCGCCGGCGCTGCAGGGCCCGCGGCCGGCGCGCAGTGAAGGTGCGCTCATCCCCGGCGCGAGCTTCGCGGAGATCGAGCGCGAGGCCATCCTGCGCACGCTGGAGATGGTGGGCGGATCGACGCTTCGCGCCGCGGAGGTGCTGGGCATCAGCATCCGCAAGATCCAGTACCGGCTGAAGGAGTACGGCATGTCGGCCAAGGAGCTGGCCGCGGCCGGCGGCGCCGAGAGCGACGAAGACGAGCTCGACGAGGCCGCGTCGGACAAGCACTGA
- a CDS encoding response regulator yields the protein MSPAPKPRVLLVDDNGAQLENLREILEDSGFVVATAQSCAEARKLALADGFDVALVDLRLPDGEGTALAAELRGICGGEVVLLTGFATVETAAAAVRAGAFAYLLKPCATDQLLLTLEQAMRQVRLHAEKAELSRRAQLAERLAAVGTLTAGLSHEIRNPLNAAALQLTVLERRLKKLPPEQQQGLLEPVGLVQDEIKRLDRTLTEFLSFAKPKEYVAERLELAPVVARVLDLLEGAAQKRQVRVDREISPGAVVLGSADQLQQVLVNLVLNAVDAAGSGGWVRVRVAVEGREAVLEVDDSGSGVPVELRGRIFEPFFTTKANGSGLGLPMVHNVVVQHGGAISVDDAPTGGARFLVRLPLAA from the coding sequence ATGAGCCCCGCGCCCAAGCCGCGGGTGCTGCTCGTCGACGACAACGGCGCGCAGCTGGAGAACCTCCGCGAGATCCTCGAGGACTCGGGCTTCGTGGTGGCCACCGCGCAGAGCTGCGCCGAGGCACGCAAGCTCGCGCTGGCCGACGGCTTCGACGTGGCGCTGGTGGACCTGCGCCTCCCCGACGGCGAGGGAACCGCGCTGGCCGCCGAGCTCCGGGGCATCTGCGGCGGCGAGGTGGTGCTGCTGACGGGGTTCGCGACCGTGGAGACCGCCGCAGCCGCCGTCCGCGCGGGCGCGTTCGCCTACCTGCTCAAGCCCTGTGCGACCGATCAGCTCCTGCTCACGCTCGAGCAGGCCATGCGCCAGGTGCGGCTCCACGCGGAGAAGGCCGAGCTCTCGCGGCGCGCGCAGCTCGCGGAGCGGCTGGCCGCCGTGGGCACCCTGACCGCTGGGCTCTCGCACGAGATTCGAAATCCGCTCAACGCCGCCGCGCTGCAGCTCACCGTCCTCGAGCGCCGGCTCAAGAAGCTCCCGCCCGAGCAGCAGCAGGGCCTGCTCGAGCCTGTGGGCCTGGTGCAGGACGAGATCAAGCGCCTCGACCGCACCCTCACCGAGTTCCTGAGCTTCGCGAAGCCGAAGGAGTACGTGGCCGAGCGGCTGGAGCTCGCGCCGGTGGTCGCGCGCGTGCTCGATCTGCTGGAGGGCGCGGCACAGAAGCGCCAGGTGCGCGTGGACCGTGAGATCAGCCCGGGCGCGGTGGTCCTGGGCAGCGCGGATCAGCTCCAGCAAGTGCTGGTGAACCTGGTGCTCAACGCCGTCGACGCCGCGGGCTCGGGCGGCTGGGTGCGCGTGCGCGTGGCCGTCGAGGGGCGCGAGGCCGTGCTGGAGGTCGACGACTCCGGCAGCGGCGTGCCCGTGGAGCTCCGCGGGCGCATCTTCGAGCCGTTCTTCACCACCAAGGCCAACGGCTCCGGGCTCGGCCTGCCCATGGTGCACAACGTGGTGGTGCAGCACGGCGGCGCCATCAGCGTGGACGATGCGCCCACGGGCGGCGCGCGCTTCCTGGTGAGGCTGCCGCTCGCGGCCTGA
- a CDS encoding response regulator has translation MRCYLIIDDNLQLAENLAEIISDAGAEAVAVDGLDAALAQVKAQRFDALLTDMRMPVANGAEVVHRVRQLDPDLPACVMTAYTADDDLASARREGLLAIFAKPVPIGPVLATLEAAKRGGLVALVEDDPALSDNLCELLRGQGFGVVTAASVVETDRLGPVRPFAALMDVRVPGGPDGEALRRFAARFPDVPRLVITAHRDMMPAVPHAGVFGKPFDSAALLQEIDQLYARARSAA, from the coding sequence ATGCGCTGCTACCTGATCATCGACGACAACCTGCAGCTCGCCGAGAACCTGGCGGAGATCATCTCCGACGCGGGCGCCGAGGCGGTGGCCGTGGACGGCCTCGACGCTGCCCTGGCGCAGGTGAAGGCCCAGCGCTTCGACGCGCTCCTCACCGACATGCGGATGCCGGTGGCCAACGGCGCCGAGGTGGTGCACCGCGTCCGCCAGCTCGATCCGGATCTGCCCGCGTGCGTGATGACCGCGTACACCGCCGACGACGATCTCGCCTCGGCACGGCGCGAGGGGCTCCTGGCGATCTTCGCCAAGCCGGTGCCCATCGGCCCGGTGCTGGCGACGCTGGAGGCGGCCAAGCGCGGCGGGCTGGTGGCGCTGGTGGAGGATGACCCGGCGCTGAGCGACAACCTCTGCGAGCTCTTGCGCGGCCAGGGCTTCGGCGTGGTCACCGCGGCGTCGGTGGTGGAGACGGACCGGCTCGGACCGGTGCGTCCGTTCGCGGCGCTGATGGACGTGCGCGTGCCCGGCGGCCCGGACGGCGAGGCCCTGCGTCGCTTCGCCGCGCGCTTCCCCGATGTGCCGCGGCTGGTGATCACCGCCCACCGCGACATGATGCCCGCTGTGCCGCACGCCGGCGTCTTTGGAAAGCCGTTCGACTCGGCCGCGCTGCTCCAGGAGATCGACCAGCTCTACGCCCGCGCCCGGAGCGCCGCATGA
- a CDS encoding histidine kinase, producing MSETLFEELKRYVGFDAADEAALRGAHPLLAPHFKAVAETFYDRILTHDEARKALEGGESMVGRLKITLVAWMDYLLQGPWDEKYYETRARIGRVHVRIALPQHYMLGAMNVVRREFNDLLERHQPDAAQRVAARRSINKMLDIELAIMLHTYREDLLAQQARVERLSTFGQLVGSIGHELRNPLGVIESSLFILKKQVGEDPKAQKHMTRIGEQLDIASHIISDLLDMIRDRPLQRERVELAQVLRDAAGAVNLGAKPLHFVNLESLAAVPGDPVQLRQVFVNLIENASQALGETGEVFVEGTREDGRFQVAVEDTGPGVPANVRARLFEPLVTTKARGIGLGLALVKRIVERHGGTIVYAPRERGARFVVTLPSA from the coding sequence GTGAGCGAGACCCTGTTCGAAGAGTTGAAGCGATATGTGGGATTTGACGCCGCCGACGAGGCCGCTCTTCGCGGAGCGCACCCGTTGTTGGCGCCCCACTTCAAGGCCGTGGCCGAGACGTTCTACGACCGCATCCTCACCCACGATGAAGCCCGCAAGGCCCTCGAGGGCGGCGAGTCGATGGTGGGCCGGCTGAAGATCACGCTCGTCGCGTGGATGGACTACCTGCTCCAGGGGCCCTGGGACGAGAAGTACTACGAGACCCGCGCCCGCATCGGCCGGGTGCACGTCCGCATCGCGCTGCCGCAGCACTACATGCTCGGCGCCATGAACGTGGTGCGCCGCGAGTTCAACGACCTGCTCGAGCGCCACCAGCCCGACGCCGCCCAGCGCGTGGCCGCCCGCCGCTCCATCAACAAGATGCTCGATATCGAGCTGGCGATCATGCTCCACACCTACCGAGAGGACCTGCTCGCGCAGCAGGCGCGCGTGGAGCGGCTCTCCACCTTCGGCCAGCTGGTGGGCTCCATTGGCCACGAGCTGCGCAACCCGCTCGGCGTCATCGAGAGCTCGCTCTTCATCTTGAAGAAGCAGGTGGGTGAGGACCCGAAGGCGCAGAAGCACATGACGCGCATCGGCGAGCAGCTCGACATCGCCAGCCACATCATCAGCGACCTGCTGGACATGATCCGCGACCGGCCGCTGCAGCGCGAGCGGGTGGAGCTCGCCCAGGTGCTCCGCGACGCCGCGGGTGCCGTGAACCTCGGCGCCAAGCCGCTCCACTTCGTGAACCTGGAATCGCTGGCCGCGGTGCCCGGCGATCCGGTGCAGCTGCGGCAGGTGTTCGTGAACCTCATCGAGAACGCGTCGCAGGCGCTGGGTGAGACGGGCGAGGTCTTCGTGGAGGGCACGCGCGAGGACGGCCGCTTCCAGGTCGCGGTGGAGGACACCGGACCGGGTGTCCCCGCGAACGTGCGCGCGCGCCTCTTCGAGCCGCTGGTCACCACCAAGGCCCGCGGGATTGGCCTGGGCCTGGCGCTGGTGAAGCGCATCGTGGAGCGCCACGGTGGCACCATCGTCTACGCGCCGCGCGAGCGGGGCGCCCGCTTCGTGGTCACGCTTCCTTCCGCCTGA
- a CDS encoding universal stress protein, whose product MPFQPKKILVATDFSSYARSAADAAVGLAKLYGAQVTLMHVVPLSTYVEFAGGVEGSTFNAAEFQNAVREGVAKEAKAEVKRLQALGCTAEFVTADGPAAVEICNYAADKNFDLVIVGSHGRTGVKRLLLGSVAEVIVRHAQMPVLTVRG is encoded by the coding sequence ATGCCTTTCCAGCCCAAGAAGATCCTGGTCGCCACCGACTTCAGCTCCTACGCGCGCTCGGCCGCCGACGCCGCCGTCGGCCTGGCCAAGCTCTACGGCGCCCAGGTGACGCTGATGCACGTGGTGCCGCTCTCGACGTACGTCGAGTTCGCGGGGGGCGTCGAGGGCTCGACGTTCAACGCCGCCGAGTTCCAGAACGCGGTGCGCGAGGGCGTGGCCAAGGAAGCCAAGGCCGAGGTGAAGCGGCTCCAGGCGCTCGGCTGCACGGCCGAGTTCGTGACCGCCGACGGCCCGGCCGCCGTGGAGATCTGCAACTACGCCGCCGACAAGAATTTCGACCTGGTGATCGTGGGCAGCCACGGCCGCACGGGCGTCAAGCGGCTGCTGCTCGGCTCGGTGGCCGAGGTGATCGTCCGGCACGCGCAGATGCCCGTGCTCACCGTGCGCGGGTAG
- a CDS encoding pirin family protein, with protein sequence MATALKDRTVSRVVTANRQQEGAGFWVRRPIPNVGVPGVDPFLMIDEMGPVDYAPGQAVGAPDHPHRGFETVTYVLQGEMEHEDSAGHRGRIVPGGVQWMTAGRGVVHSEEPSARMREQGGRMHGFQIWVNLPKADKMMAPRYQELGPEQIPVGKSGDGKATVRVIAGEALGVSAKIDTRTPIMLQHWTLQPGANVTTAIPAQHGAAVYVFGGEARVAARPVPDGQLAVLGPGDQVTLGVDATHTQPAELLLLSGVPIKEPVAWYGPFVMNTEAEIHQAVADFQAGKLGEIQR encoded by the coding sequence ATGGCCACCGCGCTCAAGGATCGCACCGTCTCCCGCGTCGTCACCGCGAACCGCCAGCAAGAGGGCGCGGGCTTCTGGGTTCGCCGGCCCATCCCGAACGTCGGCGTCCCGGGCGTGGATCCCTTCCTGATGATCGACGAGATGGGCCCGGTGGACTACGCGCCCGGCCAGGCGGTGGGCGCGCCCGACCATCCCCACCGCGGCTTCGAGACGGTGACCTACGTGCTCCAGGGCGAGATGGAGCACGAGGACTCGGCGGGCCACAGGGGCCGCATCGTCCCCGGCGGCGTGCAGTGGATGACCGCCGGCCGCGGGGTGGTGCACTCGGAGGAGCCGTCCGCGCGCATGCGCGAGCAGGGCGGCCGCATGCACGGCTTCCAGATCTGGGTGAACCTGCCCAAGGCGGACAAGATGATGGCCCCGCGCTACCAGGAGCTCGGCCCGGAGCAGATCCCGGTCGGCAAGAGCGGGGACGGCAAGGCCACGGTGCGCGTGATCGCCGGCGAGGCGCTCGGCGTGTCCGCGAAGATCGACACCCGCACGCCGATCATGCTCCAGCACTGGACCCTGCAGCCCGGCGCGAACGTGACCACGGCCATTCCTGCGCAGCACGGCGCAGCGGTCTACGTCTTCGGCGGCGAGGCGCGCGTGGCAGCGCGGCCCGTGCCCGACGGCCAGCTCGCGGTGCTCGGGCCGGGCGACCAGGTCACGCTCGGCGTCGACGCGACCCACACCCAGCCCGCAGAGCTCCTGCTCCTCAGCGGCGTGCCCATCAAGGAGCCGGTGGCCTGGTACGGGCCGTTCGTCATGAACACCGAGGCCGAGATCCACCAGGCCGTCGCCGACTTCCAGGCCGGCAAGCTGGGCGAGATCCAGCGGTAG